Genomic DNA from Solanum pennellii chromosome 3, SPENNV200:
AACCCCAAATCCACAAACCGATAAAAATCCGGCAATGGCTATAAACAGAACAGTACCCACAGGGACCCAAATCGGGCTGGAGATTAGAACCAAAGGAGTGAAGAAGATTAAACCTAATATAATTGTGGTAAGTGTGAGTCCGGTGAGGAGGAGTAAGATCCCGCCGGAGATAATTAGGGTTAGAAATCCGATGAGTTGGGTAGAATTAGGGACGTGTTCTTGCAATTTGCGGAGGAATGAAGGTGTGGTGTTGAAGCCGGAGGAACGAGTTGGTAGCCTTTGTGGACGGCCGTAGTTGGGTTGTTGATCGGCCATTTTTGTTGCAGAGAGAGAAAGAGGGTATGAGAATGTTTGGGAAGAGAAAGTTTAGAGTGAAATAGAGGAGAGTAAAGGGAGAAAAAGATGGGCTGATGTGACACGTGTGAGGAGGTGGAGTACATGCAAGAGAAACACGTGGGAGAATTGGACGTTTTCTACTTGGCTGATTTACATTTCGAATATTTAATGGTTCATATTTTACCAACTTTTTAccatatgataaaataagatatGACATATGGCGTTCTAAAACAATAGGATTATAAGAAGCAAGATTTGGAAATTTTCACCTGAAGGAGTAAAGTTGACACTCTAATTTGCACATTGAAACTGAAGCAGCCCATGATTCAACCAATCagtataatttatttcttttaccgGGActtagaaggaaaaaaaaaagcctTGTTATGACACAAGCGCTATAATAAATTCATTATCTACTACTACTCTATCAAAACCTGTACATTAAACATATGGTGCATCTACGTGCAACAAAACATGGAGCTTCAGTTTCATCTATCATGATTTTTGTTTCTTGTCGGAACTTGGCATTGAACTTTCAGCTGCTGTAGCGGCTGCTAGTTCCATTAATCTCTCATAATCGATTTCAGTTGATTTATACTTCAACTTAAATCCGCTTTGCATCCACGACTTTACACAATGCAAAGCTTGAGTGCTATCGTAGGATGTTGAGAACCTTTGCTTATCTATCTCATCACCTTTGCTGCAGAAAAGGTCTTCAGGCGCCAAAGCAGTTGGTTGTGCAGCCAAAAAGTCTCGAGCCATGGATGATAACCGTGGGTAACGTGCATTGTTTACCTTCCACCATTCCAAGACATCTGTTGGTATAGGAGCAGGAGGTTCTGATAAATATTGAGTGAGCTCATCTGTGGCGGAGGACATGCTTGCTTTGCGTTTCTTACGAGCAATTTCCTCTGCAAAAGAAACACTTGCTCCATCTTCGAGCTCATGTACAGCATAAGACCCAGATATACAAGGAAAATGACTGGTGGAATAGTTTCTCATAAAATGGCTTCTGGCTTCCTCCAAGTGATTCTCGGAATCGAGACTTTCAGGAATGAGCTCTACTTTGATTCTTGGATCAAGAATAGCAGTCATGTATGTGAAGGAGTTGCACATCTGATCATTGTAGCTTCGAGCTTTCGTAGCCATTTCATCAGCAGCACTTTTGAGCCAGTCAGGGCTGTGTCGAGAGTCTCTACAGGCTGCAATTGTTTCAGAAATATGATCCATGAAAAAAAGAACCAAACCAACTGTGAGTACTTTGTTTGTACATATGTCATGGATGGTTTTGTAGAAAGGTTCTAAAAATGCATGCATGATATTCACAGCATTCTTCTCCGCGTTGTTGAGGAGCACCCTACTGCCTAGTAGTTCATCATACTTCCGGACCATAGCTTCCAATGATTTACCTgcctaaatgaaaaaaatatataattaaagtcATCACTCATTTGTAGATCAAAATGTAAAGCAAAAccatatttttaaaatccatTCTTGTGTTTCCTCTGTATGATGTCGTCCACTTCCATCTATAAGTAGCAAGACTCATAACTCAATAATGTTGGCGTATCTAAGCTTCCTTTGTCCAATCTAGTAGAGTCTAAGTGcaaatattttgaactttttacTTGGGTAATTATCAAAGATTCTCTTTTTTAATATGGTAAACTTTGTGCCCCTATTCAGAAGCTCAACAGTGGCGGAAAGTAGAGGGAGGGTCATT
This window encodes:
- the LOC107013805 gene encoding oleosin 1-like, with product MADQQPNYGRPQRLPTRSSGFNTTPSFLRKLQEHVPNSTQLIGFLTLIISGGILLLLTGLTLTTIILGLIFFTPLVLISSPIWVPVGTVLFIAIAGFLSVCGFGVATLASLSWLYRYIRGFHPPGSDRVDYARSRIADTASHVKDYAREYGGYLHSKVKDAAPGA